A single window of Nitrospiraceae bacterium DNA harbors:
- a CDS encoding BON domain-containing protein, translated as MCHLCLHSPTRTQVSRVVVTFLTVMLTFWPIASACAEQGQHMVMEAEMILAIEDRLAGDEFVQENLIDVVSEKGIVTLLGEVDNILAKERAAALTAPIKGVRSVMNQLLVNPLSSLEDQDIEDHVQSALLENPATELYDMSMKVTDGRGTLTGTVQSWQEKQLALQVAKGVEGTKAIQDQLEVLTVKNRSDKAVQQEILQRLHHDVWVDSSPVMITVRDRRVTVAGTVRSVDEKSRIISLAWVDGITSVNGEQLQVEWSAREPMRRSGFHIASDETIQYAIYDALSYDPRITNADITIEVKEGLVTLTGIVDNLQAKTTAEENTWNTTGVYNVMNLIKVRTKQNYSNKDIATRAKAVFRHDPLLNHKTINVSVSNRTIALRGTVKSRSQKSRAGLLAARVKGATTVDNRLKYAIEWQDKSDPELRQDIEDQFWWSPFLSDHSISVRVEDGVATLKGSVRSWQQRSLAAEHAFVAGARFGHNRLQVDPS; from the coding sequence ATGTGTCATCTCTGTTTGCACAGCCCGACACGCACACAAGTCTCGAGGGTGGTTGTCACTTTCCTGACCGTCATGCTCACATTTTGGCCTATCGCCAGTGCCTGCGCAGAACAAGGACAGCATATGGTGATGGAGGCTGAAATGATCCTGGCCATCGAAGACCGGCTGGCCGGAGACGAATTTGTCCAGGAAAATCTGATTGATGTTGTCAGCGAAAAAGGCATTGTCACGCTCCTTGGCGAGGTGGACAACATCCTGGCCAAGGAACGGGCAGCGGCACTCACAGCACCCATCAAGGGAGTTCGCAGTGTCATGAATCAATTACTCGTCAACCCTTTAAGTAGCCTCGAGGATCAAGATATTGAAGATCACGTGCAATCGGCCTTATTAGAAAATCCCGCAACGGAACTGTATGACATGAGTATGAAGGTCACAGACGGTCGTGGCACCCTCACCGGTACGGTTCAATCCTGGCAGGAAAAACAATTGGCCCTCCAGGTGGCGAAGGGAGTCGAAGGCACCAAAGCCATTCAGGATCAGCTGGAGGTTCTTACCGTCAAGAATCGTTCTGATAAGGCCGTTCAACAAGAAATCCTGCAACGTCTGCATCATGATGTATGGGTTGATTCATCACCCGTGATGATAACCGTTCGGGATCGCCGGGTCACAGTAGCCGGTACGGTGAGAAGTGTTGATGAGAAATCCAGGATTATCTCGTTGGCCTGGGTGGATGGCATCACATCTGTGAACGGCGAACAGCTGCAGGTAGAGTGGTCTGCCCGTGAACCCATGCGCCGTTCAGGCTTTCACATAGCATCCGATGAAACCATCCAGTACGCCATCTATGATGCGCTTTCTTATGATCCCAGGATAACCAACGCGGATATCACGATTGAAGTCAAGGAAGGCCTCGTCACACTTACAGGCATCGTCGATAACCTCCAAGCCAAGACCACTGCCGAAGAAAATACCTGGAATACCACTGGCGTTTACAATGTCATGAATCTCATCAAAGTCCGTACAAAACAAAATTATTCCAATAAAGATATTGCCACACGCGCCAAGGCGGTATTTCGCCATGATCCCCTGCTCAACCATAAAACCATCAATGTCAGTGTTTCCAATCGTACCATCGCTCTGAGAGGTACGGTGAAGTCACGATCTCAGAAATCCCGGGCAGGGTTACTGGCCGCCCGTGTTAAAGGAGCGACAACGGTCGACAACCGACTCAAATATGCGATTGAATGGCAGGATAAATCCGATCCTGAGCTTCGACAGGATATCGAAGACCAATTCTGGTGGAGTCCATTTTTATCCGATCACTCCATCTCTGTCCGTGTTGAAGATGGCGTCGCGACGCTCAAGGGTTCTGTGCGAAGTTGGCAACAACGATCCCTCGCCGCAGAACATGCCTTTGTAGCCGGAGCCAGATTTGGTCACAACCGTTTACAGGTGGACCCTTCATAA